In one window of Pseudomonas putida DNA:
- a CDS encoding hydroxymethylglutaryl-CoA lyase: protein MSLPAHVRLVEVGPRDGLQNEAQPISVADKVRLVDDLTDAGLSYIEVGSFVSPKWVPQMAGSAEVFAGIRQRAGVTYAALAPNLRGFDDALAAGVKEVAVFAAASEAFSQRNINCSISESLQRFEPIMDAAHEHGIRVRGYVSCVLGCPYEGKVSAEQVAPVARALHDMGCYEVSLGDTIGTGTAGDTRRLFEVVSAQVPREQLAGHFHDTYGQALANVYASLLEGISVFDSSVAGLGGCPYAKGATGNIATEDVLYLLQGLGIETGIDLDKLVAAGQRISDVLGRANGSRVARARNAR from the coding sequence ATGTCATTGCCCGCACACGTGCGCCTGGTCGAAGTCGGCCCGCGCGACGGCTTGCAGAACGAAGCCCAACCCATCAGCGTCGCCGACAAGGTGCGGCTGGTGGACGACCTCACCGACGCCGGGCTCTCCTACATCGAGGTGGGCAGTTTCGTCTCGCCCAAGTGGGTGCCGCAAATGGCTGGATCGGCCGAGGTGTTTGCCGGTATCCGCCAGCGTGCCGGGGTGACCTACGCAGCCCTGGCGCCGAACTTGCGCGGTTTCGACGATGCACTGGCAGCCGGGGTCAAGGAGGTGGCGGTGTTCGCCGCGGCGTCAGAGGCGTTCTCCCAGCGCAACATCAACTGCTCGATCAGCGAGAGCCTGCAACGCTTCGAACCGATCATGGACGCCGCGCACGAGCACGGTATCCGGGTCCGCGGCTATGTATCCTGCGTGCTCGGCTGCCCTTATGAAGGCAAGGTCAGCGCCGAGCAGGTCGCCCCGGTCGCCCGAGCCCTGCACGACATGGGCTGCTACGAAGTGTCGCTGGGCGACACCATCGGCACCGGCACCGCCGGCGATACCCGACGCCTGTTCGAGGTGGTCTCGGCGCAGGTGCCGCGCGAGCAGCTTGCCGGCCACTTCCACGACACCTACGGCCAGGCCCTGGCCAATGTCTATGCTAGCCTGCTCGAAGGGATCAGCGTGTTCGACAGCTCGGTGGCCGGGCTCGGCGGCTGCCCCTACGCCAAGGGCGCCACAGGCAACATCGCCACCGAAGACGTGCTGTACCTGCTGCAAGGGCTCGGCATCGAGACCGGTATCGACCTGGACAAACTGGTCGCCGCCGGCCAGCGCATCAGCGACGTGCTGGGGCGTGCCAACGGCTCGCGGGTGGCACGGGCCCGCAACGCCCGCTGA
- a CDS encoding MerR family transcriptional regulator, whose protein sequence is MSSQTYSISDLSRELDITTRAIRFYEEQGLLSPERRGLERIYSARDKVTLKLILRGKRIGFSLAECRELIELYDPSGGNLKQLTSMLAKIAERRAQLEQQMLDIQQMHLELDTAQERCEQALAATLNNNR, encoded by the coding sequence ATGAGCAGCCAGACCTACAGCATCTCCGACCTGTCCCGCGAGCTGGACATCACCACCCGCGCCATCCGCTTCTACGAGGAGCAGGGTCTGCTGAGCCCCGAGCGTCGCGGCCTGGAGCGCATCTATTCGGCGCGTGACAAGGTGACCCTCAAGCTGATCCTGCGCGGCAAGCGCATCGGCTTCTCGCTGGCCGAATGCCGCGAGCTGATCGAGCTGTACGACCCCAGCGGCGGCAACCTCAAGCAGCTCACCAGCATGCTGGCCAAGATCGCCGAACGCCGCGCGCAACTGGAGCAGCAGATGCTCGATATCCAGCAGATGCACCTGGAGCTGGACACCGCCCAGGAGCGCTGCGAGCAGGCGCTGGCCGCCACCCTGAACAATAACCGCTGA
- a CDS encoding LysR substrate-binding domain-containing protein: MQTKWIDDLLAIAETKSFSRAAEIRCITQSALSRRIRSLEEWVGVELVDRSTYPVQLTAAGKTFCDEGRDALSIFHDLRSALRRGERMPGRSIQVVAGHTLSMTFLPTWFAGFQRRYGYFNARVLAANVQEAVIALAEGSCDLMIGYSHPRAPIILDPDKFVGLRLGSDAFFPVSAPDADGRPLFALPGAAGKPLPYLAYTSTSFLGRVVDVLLQGNAQPHLKRFYEADMAMHLMRMAREGYGIAWLPESAVEEELASGRLVRAGGDEWSAELEIWSFRSIGNSNPTMLELWKSLERDLR; this comes from the coding sequence ATGCAGACAAAATGGATCGATGACCTGCTGGCCATCGCCGAAACCAAGAGCTTTTCCCGCGCGGCCGAGATCCGCTGCATCACTCAGTCCGCGCTGTCGCGACGCATTCGCTCGCTGGAGGAATGGGTCGGCGTCGAGCTGGTCGACCGCAGTACCTATCCGGTGCAACTGACCGCCGCCGGCAAGACCTTCTGCGACGAGGGCCGAGACGCGCTGTCGATCTTCCATGACCTGCGCTCGGCGCTGCGCCGCGGCGAGCGCATGCCCGGGCGCTCGATCCAGGTGGTGGCCGGGCACACCCTGTCGATGACCTTCCTGCCCACCTGGTTCGCCGGTTTCCAGCGGCGCTACGGCTACTTCAATGCGCGGGTGCTGGCCGCCAACGTGCAGGAGGCGGTCATCGCTCTGGCCGAAGGCAGCTGCGACCTGATGATCGGCTACAGCCACCCGCGTGCACCGATCATCCTCGACCCCGACAAGTTCGTCGGTCTGCGCCTGGGCAGCGATGCCTTCTTCCCGGTGTCGGCGCCCGACGCAGATGGGCGCCCGCTGTTCGCCCTGCCGGGGGCAGCGGGCAAGCCCCTCCCCTACCTCGCCTACACCTCTACCTCGTTTCTCGGGCGGGTGGTGGATGTGCTGCTGCAGGGCAACGCGCAACCTCACCTCAAGCGCTTCTACGAAGCCGACATGGCCATGCACCTGATGCGCATGGCCCGCGAGGGCTATGGCATCGCCTGGCTGCCGGAGTCGGCGGTCGAGGAGGAACTGGCCAGCGGTCGGCTGGTGCGCGCAGGCGGGGACGAGTGGAGCGCGGAACTGGAAATCTGGTCATTCCGCTCGATCGGCAACAGCAACCCGACCATGCTCGAGCTATGGAAGTCGCTGGAACGCGACCTGCGCTGA
- a CDS encoding helix-turn-helix domain-containing protein: MKSSLPGVPLFQLYGENHAWPGTDLLHCESIPARSRLHHWEIKPHQHAELFQLLYVQRGHALVEIEGRRSEIHEAAIQVVPPLTVHGFRFSADIQGHVLTFGTALVADLEQRLGAPLAVLASAACYPLGRDRTRLRGLIDTLQQEYQGSAPARAAMLQALVTALMVWISRRQQLGQAPRNRDERDRHLLGHYLRLVEAHYRQHLSVDEFAARLGITSLQLNQLCRALSGQTALQVIHQRLLLEARRNLTYTRMSIGQLSDSLGFSDPTYFARFFKRLSGQTPNAYRRSGTAQSP; the protein is encoded by the coding sequence ATGAAATCCTCCCTTCCCGGCGTACCGCTGTTTCAGCTCTATGGCGAGAACCACGCCTGGCCCGGCACCGATCTGCTGCACTGCGAATCGATCCCCGCACGCAGCCGCCTGCACCACTGGGAGATCAAGCCGCACCAGCATGCCGAACTGTTCCAGTTGCTCTACGTGCAGCGCGGGCACGCGCTGGTGGAAATAGAGGGTCGACGCAGCGAGATCCACGAGGCGGCGATCCAGGTAGTGCCACCGCTGACGGTGCATGGCTTTCGCTTCAGCGCCGACATCCAGGGCCATGTACTGACCTTCGGTACGGCGCTGGTGGCCGACCTCGAGCAACGCCTGGGAGCACCACTGGCGGTGCTGGCATCGGCGGCCTGCTACCCGCTGGGCCGCGACCGCACGCGCCTGCGCGGGCTGATCGACACCTTGCAGCAGGAATACCAGGGCAGCGCACCCGCTCGCGCCGCCATGCTGCAGGCGCTGGTGACCGCCCTGATGGTGTGGATCAGCCGCCGCCAGCAACTGGGCCAGGCACCGCGTAATCGCGACGAGCGCGACCGCCACCTGCTCGGGCACTACCTGCGCCTGGTCGAAGCGCATTACCGCCAGCACCTGTCGGTCGATGAGTTCGCTGCACGCCTGGGCATCACCAGCCTGCAGCTCAACCAGCTGTGCCGCGCGCTGAGCGGGCAGACCGCGCTGCAGGTGATCCACCAGCGCCTGCTGCTTGAAGCGCGGCGCAACCTGACCTACACACGCATGAGCATCGGCCAGTTGTCCGACAGCCTGGGTTTCAGCGATCCCACCTACTTCGCACGCTTCTTCAAGCGCCTCAGCGGCCAGACGCCCAATGCCTACCGACGCAGCGGCACTGCGCAATCACCTTGA
- a CDS encoding aspartate/glutamate racemase family protein, with protein MKSPRKTANARTLGIIGGLGSLAGGDLFLKLLKSQPLLAEQGRYHLLFEQHPFKDLALPLSAGASMTSRKLYVFQVCQGYADSGADAVLVPCFASHTFIDELRAELQIAIVDLMAALKAHVAHIAPPGARLGVLASDYVRASGLFERHLADDYELIHPSPVQQAALMEAVYGPAGIKAGHLDGVALELLHQVCLELEGQGATLLLPGMTELSLLVPELMRRGIHCVDANQVYADFASATDSLPSLAPFKLGIVGGVGPAATVDFMGKVVKNTPAGRDQDHIRMVVEQNPQIPDRTANLLRQEADPTVAMYATCRRLEEEGADAIAIPCNTAHAYVERIQEHLAVPIVNMLSETIDFILHRYGREVRVGLLATSGTLQSGVYHAAAERVGLSLLVPDDAAQARVMRAIYGEEGVKAGFTEGQCRDDLLAGAGQLVGQGARVLILGCTELPLILAQADGFPIDGVQVALVDPTDVLARRCVALARGLR; from the coding sequence ATGAAAAGCCCACGCAAGACCGCCAACGCGCGCACTCTCGGCATCATCGGCGGCCTCGGCTCGCTGGCCGGTGGCGACCTGTTCCTCAAGCTGCTCAAGAGCCAGCCCCTGCTGGCCGAACAGGGCCGCTACCACCTGCTGTTCGAGCAGCACCCGTTCAAGGACCTGGCGTTGCCGCTCAGCGCGGGCGCGAGCATGACCTCGCGCAAGCTCTACGTGTTCCAGGTCTGCCAGGGCTATGCCGACAGCGGTGCCGACGCCGTGCTGGTGCCGTGCTTCGCCAGTCATACCTTCATCGACGAACTGCGCGCCGAGCTGCAGATCGCCATCGTCGACCTGATGGCGGCGCTCAAGGCCCATGTGGCGCACATCGCCCCGCCCGGTGCGCGCCTGGGCGTGCTGGCTTCGGACTATGTGCGCGCTTCGGGGTTGTTCGAGCGGCATCTTGCCGACGACTACGAACTGATCCATCCCTCGCCGGTGCAGCAGGCGGCGTTGATGGAGGCGGTGTACGGGCCTGCAGGCATCAAGGCCGGACATCTGGATGGGGTGGCGCTGGAGCTGCTGCATCAGGTTTGCCTGGAGCTCGAGGGCCAGGGCGCGACGCTGTTGCTGCCGGGCATGACCGAGCTGTCGTTGCTGGTGCCGGAGCTGATGCGCCGTGGCATTCACTGCGTCGATGCCAACCAGGTGTATGCCGATTTCGCCAGCGCCACCGACTCGCTGCCCAGCCTTGCGCCGTTCAAGCTGGGGATCGTCGGTGGCGTGGGGCCGGCGGCGACCGTGGACTTCATGGGCAAGGTAGTGAAGAACACCCCGGCCGGGCGTGACCAGGACCATATCAGGATGGTGGTCGAACAGAACCCGCAGATTCCCGATCGCACCGCCAACCTGCTGCGCCAGGAGGCCGACCCGACCGTGGCGATGTACGCGACCTGTCGCCGCCTGGAAGAGGAGGGCGCCGATGCCATCGCGATCCCGTGCAACACCGCGCATGCCTATGTCGAGCGGATCCAGGAGCATCTGGCGGTGCCGATCGTCAACATGCTGAGCGAGACCATCGATTTCATTCTGCACCGCTATGGTCGTGAGGTGCGGGTGGGGCTGCTGGCGACCTCGGGCACGTTGCAGAGTGGGGTCTATCACGCGGCGGCCGAACGCGTCGGCCTGTCGCTGCTGGTGCCGGACGATGCGGCGCAGGCGCGGGTGATGCGTGCGATCTATGGTGAGGAAGGCGTCAAGGCGGGGTTTACCGAAGGGCAGTGTCGGGATGACCTGCTGGCAGGCGCCGGGCAACTGGTCGGGCAGGGCGCGCGGGTGTTGATCCTGGGTTGTACCGAATTGCCGTTGATTCTGGCCCAGGCCGATGGCTTCCCCATCGACGGGGTACAGGTGGCACTGGTGGACCCGACCGATGTGCTGGCGCGCCGCTGCGTGGCGTTGGCGCGAGGGCTGAGGTAA
- a CDS encoding autotransporter outer membrane beta-barrel domain-containing protein, whose protein sequence is MHFTPHRLALCVALASAALAANATDYQVGNASTSTLELKKGDTLKVTPTGSIVSGADDGVILPKQTSGTTVSVDNAGIIRSTVARGIDTKDGGTDQSFFVITNRAGALIQGTNDGIRFQTNPSAGGSLKISNAGTIESITDGQAIDLEALNNPGFSTTLVNEASGVIHAVGNDAIKTGSNATITNYGRIYTDTAPQDAKGLDQKYDGIKIGTSTGVTVYNYGSISADRHGIDLKTDATLYNYAGASVTGRNGSGFGSDGTGTVYNWGTITGAIADGKINGDGDGVDIDFIGHVYNAGTIQGLGAKGVDSGGRPNGSEGIAMGGGTVTNTSTGLIRSVDNGILVDDGAEGSGVGATTIDNAGIIRGERGFGIKLVGNFDDTVINSGTISGGNGLALSMGGGDDRLIVRTGGVFNGLVDAGDGVDTLQLEGSGQFGNSANFEKLLVSGGTWTLSSVNDFSQGGEITRGAALVNQGSVLGSLRVDRGATYAGGGVVGGLDVRGTMLTNTGLGVATVKGDLKFDSGASLVYGVNADGSSAPITVTGTANLGGATLRIQPTPGQYPWQSQYTVLNAGAINGTFGQVTSDYAFLTPKLSYSSQSVGLTYTRNDVAFDQFARSANAGAAARSLASLGSGSALYSALLNTSNASAGNAIEQLSGSNTANLAAATLAGSAQVGSTMLGALQSMGSNAGLLVGLDQQDTPVLAATGLPQGVRNLNDPNAQGRVWGQALGSYGKVDGSHGASSLEQRTGGAVMGLDWAVGSDWRLGVLGGYSRTRLDASGLDGKVRSWHAGLYAQRQSGPLALRLGAAYSSHDGDSKRSVAFDGFDERLKGNYDADSQQAFAELGYALGSGRLSAEPFANLGYQRYHRDSYREKGGDAALAVDADTQDNVTSTFGVRIAHLGQLDNGMSLTPRASLGWRHTYGNLDTRTRQAFLAGGDAFSVQGSALDRDSLVVEAGLELGLSARQSVGLGYNGDLGSNARNHAVMGQWQLKF, encoded by the coding sequence ATGCATTTCACGCCGCACCGTCTGGCCCTGTGTGTCGCCCTGGCCAGTGCTGCCCTGGCCGCCAACGCCACCGATTACCAGGTTGGCAATGCCAGTACCAGCACGCTGGAACTCAAGAAGGGCGACACGCTCAAGGTGACGCCGACCGGCAGCATCGTCTCGGGTGCCGACGACGGGGTGATCCTGCCCAAGCAGACCAGTGGCACTACGGTCAGCGTCGACAATGCCGGGATCATTCGCTCCACTGTGGCCCGTGGTATCGACACCAAGGATGGCGGCACCGACCAGAGCTTCTTCGTCATCACCAACCGCGCCGGGGCGTTGATCCAGGGTACCAACGACGGTATCCGTTTCCAGACCAACCCCAGCGCGGGCGGCAGCCTCAAGATCAGCAACGCCGGGACCATCGAATCCATTACCGATGGCCAGGCCATCGATCTGGAGGCCCTCAACAACCCAGGTTTCAGCACCACCCTGGTGAACGAGGCGAGCGGCGTGATCCACGCCGTGGGCAACGACGCGATCAAGACCGGCTCCAACGCCACCATCACCAACTACGGGCGTATCTATACCGACACCGCGCCCCAGGATGCCAAGGGCCTGGACCAGAAATACGACGGCATCAAGATCGGTACTTCGACCGGCGTCACCGTGTACAACTACGGCAGCATCAGTGCCGACCGTCACGGCATCGACCTCAAGACCGACGCCACCCTCTACAACTATGCCGGTGCCAGCGTCACCGGGCGCAACGGCTCGGGCTTCGGCTCCGACGGCACCGGCACCGTGTACAACTGGGGCACCATCACCGGTGCCATCGCCGATGGCAAGATCAATGGCGATGGCGACGGCGTCGATATCGACTTCATCGGCCACGTCTACAACGCCGGCACCATCCAGGGCCTGGGCGCCAAGGGCGTGGACAGCGGCGGGCGGCCCAACGGCAGCGAAGGCATCGCCATGGGTGGCGGTACGGTCACCAACACCAGCACCGGCCTGATCCGCAGCGTCGACAACGGCATTTTGGTGGACGACGGTGCCGAAGGTTCGGGCGTCGGCGCCACCACCATCGACAACGCCGGCATCATTCGTGGCGAGCGTGGCTTCGGCATCAAGCTGGTCGGCAACTTCGATGACACCGTGATCAACAGCGGCACCATCAGCGGCGGCAACGGCCTGGCATTGAGCATGGGCGGCGGCGACGACCGCCTGATCGTGCGTACCGGTGGGGTGTTCAATGGCCTGGTGGATGCAGGCGATGGCGTCGATACGCTGCAGCTCGAGGGCAGCGGCCAGTTCGGCAACAGCGCCAACTTCGAGAAGCTGCTGGTCTCCGGGGGCACCTGGACGCTGAGCAGCGTCAACGATTTCAGCCAGGGTGGCGAGATCACCCGGGGCGCCGCGCTGGTCAACCAGGGCAGCGTGCTCGGCAGTTTGCGGGTAGACCGGGGGGCGACCTACGCGGGCGGTGGTGTGGTCGGTGGTCTCGACGTCAGGGGCACGATGCTGACCAACACCGGGCTGGGCGTGGCCACGGTCAAGGGCGACCTGAAGTTCGATTCGGGCGCCAGCCTGGTCTATGGCGTCAACGCCGACGGCAGCAGCGCGCCGATCACCGTCACCGGTACCGCCAATCTGGGCGGTGCCACCCTGCGCATCCAGCCGACGCCTGGCCAGTACCCCTGGCAAAGCCAGTACACCGTGCTCAACGCCGGTGCGATCAACGGCACCTTTGGCCAGGTCACCAGCGACTACGCCTTCCTCACCCCGAAACTGAGCTACAGCAGCCAGTCGGTAGGCCTGACCTACACCCGCAACGACGTCGCCTTCGACCAGTTCGCCCGCAGCGCCAACGCTGGCGCTGCGGCGCGCAGCCTGGCCAGCCTGGGCAGCGGCAGTGCGCTGTACAGTGCGCTGCTCAATACCTCGAACGCCAGCGCGGGCAATGCCATCGAGCAACTGTCGGGCAGCAACACCGCCAACCTCGCTGCGGCCACCCTGGCCGGTAGCGCCCAGGTGGGCAGCACCATGCTCGGCGCCTTGCAGTCGATGGGCAGCAATGCCGGGTTGCTGGTGGGCCTGGATCAGCAGGACACCCCGGTGCTCGCTGCCACCGGCTTGCCCCAGGGCGTGCGCAACCTCAACGACCCGAACGCCCAGGGGCGAGTGTGGGGCCAGGCGCTGGGCAGCTACGGCAAGGTCGATGGCAGCCACGGCGCCAGCAGCCTGGAACAGCGCACCGGCGGCGCGGTGATGGGCCTGGACTGGGCGGTGGGCAGCGACTGGCGCCTGGGCGTGCTGGGCGGCTACTCGCGCACCCGCCTGGACGCCAGCGGCCTGGACGGCAAGGTGCGCAGCTGGCATGCCGGCCTCTACGCCCAACGCCAGAGTGGCCCGCTGGCCCTGCGCCTGGGTGCGGCGTACAGCAGCCATGACGGCGACAGCAAGCGCAGCGTGGCCTTCGATGGCTTCGATGAGCGGCTGAAGGGCAACTACGATGCCGACAGCCAGCAGGCCTTCGCCGAGCTGGGTTATGCTCTGGGCAGTGGGCGCCTGAGTGCCGAGCCTTTCGCCAACCTGGGCTACCAGCGCTATCACCGCGACAGCTACCGCGAGAAGGGCGGCGATGCTGCGTTGGCGGTGGATGCCGACACGCAGGACAATGTCACCAGTACCTTCGGCGTGCGCATCGCACACCTGGGGCAACTGGACAACGGCATGAGCCTGACGCCCCGCGCCAGCCTGGGCTGGCGCCACACCTATGGCAACCTCGACACCCGCACGCGCCAGGCGTTCCTGGCCGGCGGCGATGCGTTCAGCGTCCAGGGCAGTGCGCTGGACCGTGACAGCCTGGTCGTCGAGGCCGGGCTGGAGCTGGGGCTCAGTGCACGGCAGAGTGTGGGCCTGGGCTACAACGGCGACTTGGGCAGCAATGCGCGTAATCACGCCGTGATGGGGCAATGGCAGTTGAAGTTCTGA
- a CDS encoding LysR family transcriptional regulator — MKIDDMDAFVAVIRCQSTNLAAEALQLTQPAITRRVQNFEEDLGATLLDRNTKPLKPTPMGLRVYEQCKAILREIDALRELVANDGAPSGTLRLGVPQTLGDVVLLEALAQIRQAYPELRTQVTSGWGSSLIARMENGELDAAAALFPPGKIFPEGIASHSITRMPLRVVAAKGSAGKRSYKLRDCYTRGWVLNPDGCGFRAGLQRALSEQGLSLSINLETFGTELQLGLVANGQGLGLVPEPLLLASRHRDLLDIVNVSDFKPQVDLWLFHPRYLGNLQEPVELFGAVAGTRLNSAASRPG, encoded by the coding sequence ATGAAAATCGATGACATGGACGCCTTCGTGGCCGTCATCCGTTGCCAGTCGACCAACCTTGCCGCCGAAGCGCTGCAACTGACCCAGCCGGCCATCACCCGGCGCGTGCAGAACTTCGAGGAAGACCTCGGCGCCACCTTGCTCGACCGCAACACCAAGCCACTCAAGCCCACGCCCATGGGCCTGCGCGTGTACGAGCAGTGCAAGGCCATCCTGCGTGAAATCGACGCCCTGCGCGAACTGGTGGCCAACGATGGCGCGCCGTCCGGCACCCTGCGCCTGGGCGTGCCGCAGACACTGGGCGACGTGGTGCTGCTCGAGGCCCTGGCGCAGATCCGCCAGGCCTACCCTGAGCTGCGCACCCAGGTCACCAGCGGCTGGGGCAGCAGCCTGATCGCGCGCATGGAAAACGGCGAGCTGGATGCCGCTGCGGCCCTCTTCCCACCGGGCAAGATCTTCCCCGAGGGCATCGCCAGCCATTCCATCACGCGTATGCCGTTGCGGGTGGTCGCGGCCAAGGGCAGCGCCGGCAAGCGCAGCTACAAGTTGCGCGACTGCTATACCCGCGGCTGGGTGCTCAACCCCGATGGTTGCGGCTTTCGCGCCGGGCTGCAGCGCGCATTGAGCGAACAGGGGTTGTCACTGTCGATCAACCTCGAAACCTTCGGCACTGAGTTGCAACTGGGGCTGGTCGCCAACGGCCAGGGCCTGGGCCTGGTGCCCGAACCGCTGTTGCTTGCCAGTCGCCATCGAGACCTGCTGGACATCGTCAACGTCAGCGATTTCAAGCCGCAAGTCGACCTGTGGCTATTCCATCCACGCTACCTGGGCAACCTCCAGGAGCCGGTGGAGCTGTTCGGCGCCGTGGCAGGCACCCGCCTGAACAGCGCAGCGAGCCGACCCGGCTAA
- a CDS encoding dicarboxylate/amino acid:cation symporter has protein sequence MNNKKLPRYIAVAILLGIVVGWLCNTYAGSADAAKQIAGYFSLVTDIFLRMIKMIIAPLVFATLVAGISSLGNSGSVGRIGLRSMIWFVSASVFSLALGMLLVNLFQPGAHLNLSVESGQAVSSVAVNAGDFSLKTFISHVFPRSIAEAMANNEILQIVVFSLFFGLALAFVKQRGNTRIGELVDELAKVMFRITDYVMMFAPAGVFAALAAAVTTQGIGLLFDYGKLIGQFYLGILLLWLALFAVGYGFLGRPVFTLGKLIREPVLLAFSTASSESAYPKTIDALEKFGAPKRVSSFVLPLGYSFNLDGSMMYQAFAIMFIAQAYNIELSFTQQVLILLTLMVTSKGMAGVARASVVVVAATLPMFHLPEAGLLLILAIDQFLDMGRTATNVVGNSIATAVIADLERRHEDAPTPVEPALKPATHA, from the coding sequence ATGAATAACAAGAAACTACCCCGTTACATCGCCGTGGCGATCCTGCTCGGCATCGTCGTCGGCTGGCTGTGCAACACCTACGCAGGCTCCGCGGACGCCGCCAAGCAGATTGCCGGTTACTTCAGCCTGGTCACCGATATCTTCCTGCGCATGATCAAGATGATCATCGCCCCCCTGGTGTTCGCCACCCTGGTCGCAGGGATCAGCAGCCTGGGCAATTCCGGTTCGGTGGGGCGCATCGGCCTGCGCTCGATGATCTGGTTCGTCAGCGCCTCGGTGTTCTCCCTGGCCCTGGGCATGCTGCTGGTGAACCTGTTCCAGCCTGGCGCCCACCTGAACCTGAGCGTGGAGTCGGGCCAGGCAGTGAGCTCGGTGGCGGTCAACGCCGGGGACTTCAGCCTCAAGACCTTCATCAGCCATGTGTTCCCGCGCAGCATCGCCGAAGCCATGGCCAACAACGAGATCCTGCAGATCGTGGTGTTCTCGCTGTTCTTCGGGCTGGCGCTGGCGTTCGTCAAGCAACGAGGCAACACCCGCATCGGCGAGCTGGTGGACGAGCTGGCCAAGGTGATGTTCCGCATCACCGACTACGTGATGATGTTCGCTCCGGCCGGCGTCTTCGCCGCGCTGGCCGCTGCCGTCACCACCCAGGGCATCGGCCTGCTGTTCGACTATGGCAAGCTGATCGGCCAGTTCTACCTGGGCATCCTGCTGCTGTGGCTGGCGCTGTTCGCGGTGGGCTACGGTTTCCTCGGGCGCCCGGTGTTCACCCTGGGCAAGCTGATCCGCGAGCCGGTGCTGCTGGCGTTCTCCACTGCGAGCAGCGAATCGGCCTACCCCAAGACCATCGATGCGCTGGAGAAATTCGGTGCACCCAAGCGCGTGTCGAGCTTCGTCCTGCCGCTGGGCTACTCCTTCAACCTCGACGGCTCGATGATGTACCAGGCCTTCGCGATCATGTTCATCGCCCAGGCCTACAACATCGAGCTGAGCTTCACCCAGCAAGTGCTGATCCTGTTGACCCTGATGGTCACCAGCAAGGGCATGGCCGGGGTGGCGCGGGCCTCGGTGGTGGTGGTCGCGGCCACGCTGCCGATGTTCCACCTGCCCGAGGCCGGGCTGTTGCTGATCCTGGCGATCGACCAGTTCCTCGACATGGGCCGTACCGCGACCAACGTGGTGGGCAACAGCATCGCCACGGCGGTGATCGCCGACCTCGAACGGCGCCATGAGGATGCCCCGACGCCTGTCGAACCTGCGCTGAAACCTGCCACCCACGCCTGA
- a CDS encoding class II aldolase/adducin family protein, which produces MSSLSVVPPSQEAVRLRVSAEEWEVRVKLAAAYRLAALFRWTDHIYTHFSARVPGPDEHFLINAFGLLFDEITASNLVKVDVDGTIIDDPLGLGINQAGYVIHSAIHRARPDLKAVLHTHTRDGAAVSAQRDGLLPVSQHALAYYSRVVYHDYEGVALDLDEQQRLVANLGQSNILILRNHGLLTGGISVEHAFRELHGLERACNIQIAAQAGGNDQLQYASPAAIAKVHEQSKRFSDGLGEGIQRHWDALIRQLDREGRDYQN; this is translated from the coding sequence ATGAGTTCACTGTCCGTCGTACCTCCCAGCCAGGAGGCCGTGCGCCTACGGGTCAGCGCCGAGGAATGGGAGGTGCGGGTCAAGCTCGCCGCCGCCTATCGCCTGGCGGCCCTGTTCCGCTGGACCGATCACATCTACACGCACTTCTCGGCACGGGTTCCCGGCCCGGACGAGCACTTCCTGATCAACGCCTTCGGCCTGCTGTTCGACGAAATCACCGCGTCGAACCTGGTCAAGGTGGATGTCGACGGCACGATCATCGACGACCCGCTGGGCCTGGGCATCAACCAGGCCGGCTACGTCATCCACAGCGCGATCCATCGCGCCCGCCCCGACCTCAAGGCCGTATTGCACACCCACACCCGCGATGGCGCGGCGGTGTCTGCCCAGCGTGACGGCCTGCTGCCGGTCTCCCAGCATGCGTTGGCCTATTACAGCCGCGTGGTGTATCACGACTACGAGGGCGTCGCGCTGGACCTGGATGAACAGCAGCGCCTGGTGGCCAACCTGGGGCAAAGCAATATCCTGATCCTGCGCAATCACGGCTTGCTCACCGGCGGCATCAGCGTCGAGCATGCCTTCCGTGAGCTGCACGGCCTGGAGCGCGCCTGCAACATCCAGATCGCCGCCCAGGCCGGTGGCAACGACCAGCTGCAGTACGCCTCCCCGGCGGCGATTGCCAAGGTGCATGAGCAGTCGAAGCGCTTTTCCGACGGGCTTGGCGAAGGGATCCAGCGGCACTGGGATGCGTTGATCCGGCAACTGGATCGCGAGGGGCGCGATTACCAAAACTGA